The following DNA comes from Nocardioides sp. JQ2195.
CCACAGTCGGACCCGAGACTCCGCCCGCAACGACGCCGAGACATCCGTCCCGCTCCTGTCGAGCAACAGCTCGGCCGTCTCGCAGAGCGTCTCCCACTCATGGTCGGTCGCGCGTTCAACGTCGTCGATGAACGGCTGGATCGCGGTGTCGAGGACACCCCACAGCCACGCATCGGCCACGCCCTCGACCGGCATCGCCTGCACCACCTGCCAGGCCAGCCGCTGTTCCTTGATCCAGGCGTCGAGCGTGCCGAGGAGGACAGGCAGCGTGCCCAGGGCGGCGTCACGACGTTGGCTGCGCAGATAGGTGGTGTGGCGGCTGAGGTCGAACTTGTCGGCGGCAGCGAACGCGGCCAGGGCCAACGCGCTCTCGCCACCCGGACCCGGGTCGAAGTCGAGCGCGGCGGACTTCCAGAAGTCGCGGCGGAACAGCCGGTTTCCCACACCCAGGTCGGTGATCGCCATGGGTGTCCGCTCAAGGGTGGTGCCCAGCTGGCCGCGGTGGTGTGCCGCGTCGCGCGGCGCGGTCGTCGCGGCGAGCACGGTGTCGGGCGCCTCGGCCATGCCCACCACGAAGGGAGAGCCGGACTGCTCCAGGCTGTGCACGAGCCGCTCGAGCCCGCGCGGTGGCAGGTCGTCACAGCCCACCAGGAAGGCCAGGTAGGTCCCCCGGGCCCGTCGTACGCCGACACGGCGGGCCGCGGCCAGGTCGGCCGCGGGTTCACGGACCACCCGGATGCGTGAGTCGGACGCGGCAGCCCGTCGGGCCGTGGCCAGGACGCGCGCGGATCGGCCCCAGGCGACGACGACCACGTCGAGGTTGCCGTGCCGCTGCTGCTGCAACGAGGCGATCGCCGGCGCGATCTTGGTGGTCTCCTCGTCGCTGACCGTCAGCACCACTGACACCAACGGGCCCCGGTCCTTGCGCCATGAACGTGCCGTGCGGGTCGCAGGCCCGGACAACCATGAGGGTGCAGCATGCACCGCTCGTCGGGCAAGGTTCACGGCTCGTTCCCGGGGTCGAGCTGGCACACGCAACTCCATCGTGTCGGCGAGGGCTGGACCCGAGCATGATAGCCACGCACCGGCCCGGTCCCACCTTTCGCGCCAACCCACAGGTCCCACTCGTGGCGTCGGGGACTCGCGGAGTCAGGGAAGGGAGGAGAAGACCTCGGCCAGCCAGCGTCCCTCACGCTCGTGGTCGAAGGTGAAGGGCGAGTGGAAGTCGTCGGGATCATCCGCGACACAGGTGACCTGGTCCATCCGGTGCCCCAGGATGGAGGCCATCTGGTACTCGTTCGCGGCGTAGTAGCGCTCGGACCCGACCGAGATCACGTGCTTCGGGCTGTCCACGAGAGCGATGTTGAAGAGGCCGCTTCCGGCGAACCCGGCGATCACGTCGGCGCTGCGGAACATCCGGACCTGGTCGGGCATCGAGAAGGTCTCGGGAAGCAGGATCTCGAAACCCTGCTCACGGAAGAGCTCCTCCACCTCGGACTGGTTGTTGCAGGGCCGCTTGGCGTCCTGGTGCCTGGAGAGGAAGACCCGCGTCGGCCACTCCCGCTCCGAGGCACCTTCGACCAAGGCGTCCCCGACGCCGCGCCAGATCCCACCCAGGGCGGGGTGGACGTACTGCGGGTTGGAGAGCATGGGAGTGGCGCAGTGGAGCCGCTCGACGGTGACCGGCTCGTCGATGAGGACGATGTCCTCGCGCGCGATCCCGGCAGCCTCGTAGAAGAGGTACTCGTACTCGACGACGTGGGGGCGCTTGGGGTTGGACGCCACCAGCGCCCTGGCCTCCGGGTGCGCGGCCTTCACCTGGGGCCAGGCCCACAGCCTGGAGACCTGTTCGGTGAGCAGGTGCCCGAAGTGCCCGCGGAACTCGCTGTCCAGGTAGAAGTAGGTGCCCGGCAGGGTCTCCAGCGTGGTCGCATCGAACTTCAGGTCGGCGAAGCGGGGGGCCAGGTCGAGGACGTAGCGATTGCGCAGCCTGCCCCGTGAGTTGTGTCGGTAGGTGTCCGGGAACACCAACCCGCCCTTGGTCACGATCTGGCCGGGCGCGGCCACCACGTCGTGGTAGACCCGCAGCGACATAGCCGGGACGTCGTAGACCTCGGGTTGACCTGCGGGACGCTTGGCGGCGTTGAAGGTGAGGTTGCAGCGGGAACGGAACTTCTCGGGCGGGATCTGGGAGACCAACCTGTCCCGCCCCACCTCACGTGACAGGTGGAGGTTCATCGCGGGCTCGTTGAGCTTGGCCAGGGCCGGGGTGGCGCTTCGGGTGAACACCAGGTGGTCACCCCTGGTGTCGAGGGCTTCAATGGCCTGGCCGAGCCGGATCGGGTCCCAGCGCGGGTCGCGACGCCTTCCCGGTTGCTTGCTCTCCCCGCGATGACCCATCATCACCCGGTCGAGCTGCTTTCCGAAGGGCGACTGCTGCGACCCGTCGATCGAGGCCTTGCCGTCACGGACCACCATGGCGCCACCCGCGCGGACCAGGAACAGCAGGTCCTGCAGCTGGGCGAACCGGCGCCGGTGCTCCAGCGTGTGGTCCACCACAACGTCGTAGGGCCCGTCGTGGACGAACCTTTCGTGGCGCTCCCACGCATCCACCGACGTCGAGAGGCCGATGACGGTGGCCTTGCGCAGCCGCGCGCCGAGGTCAGCGGCCAGGTCGCTGGCTCCGTCGTGGGACAGCACCGCGATCCTGGCTCCGCGGCGAGGGGCAAGGCTGGTGACGAGATCGAGCAGGCTGACGTCGGAGCCGGGCCCTCGATCGTCGGGGCGCCGACGTACACGCCGCAACAGTCCCACCCGATTCCTCCTCGGAGATCTTGGAGCCCGTCCGATTCCTGGGCCGACGAGTCCTTGTCGTTCGCGGCCAGACTAGTGCCCGCCGGACCGGGCGGAGCTCCGGACGTCAGGAGAGCGAGGCGAAGACCTCTGCCAACCAACGCCCCTCACGATCGTTGTCGAACCTGAACCTCGACTGGAAGTGGTCCCGCTCGGGCACCGAGACGACCTGGTTGAGCTCGTGACCGAGCAACGAGGCCATGAGGTACTCGTTGGCTGCGTTGTAGCGGGCGTGCCCGATCGTGATCACCCGCTTGGGAGTCGGGGTGAACTCCAGCTGGAACAGCCCGCTGCCCGCGAAGCCGGCCACCACGTCCGCCTGACGGAAGAGCTGGACCTGCTCGGGCAGGGACATGGTCTCGGGGAACAGGATCTCGAAACCCTGTCGGCGGAAGAGCTCCTCGACCTCGTCGGTGTTGGTGCACCCACGCTTGCGGATCTTCCGCGAGCAGAAGAACCGTGCCGGCAACTCACGCTCCTCGGCCTGGGCCGCCAACGCGTCTCCCACCCGCTGCCAGGTCTGGAGGATCGCCGGGTGGGCGTATTCGGGGTTGGAGAACATCGGGGACGGCGAGAACACCCGCTCGACCCGGACCGGGGCGTCGAGGAACACCACGTCCTCACGCGCAATCCCACCGGCCGCCAGCAGCGCATACTCCCAGCCGCCCATCTGCCGGCCTCGGTTGAGGAACATCAGGACCTTGGCGTCAGGGTGGGCCTGCTTGACCTCCGGCCAGGCCCACAGCCGGGAGACCACTTCGGTCATGGTGTGCCCGAAGTGCCCGCGGATCTCGTTGTCGAGATGGAAGTAGGTTCCCTCAAGCACAGGGAGGCTGCCGGTCTCGAAGGGAAGATTGGCGAAGCGCGGAGCCAGCTCGTCGAGGTAGGAGTTCCGCAGCCGGGGGCGAACATTGTGACGAAAGGTGTCGGGCAGCACGAGCCGGTCGTTGGCCAGCACCTGGCCCGGCGCGGCCACCACGTCGTGATAGGCACGCAAGGAGACGTCGGGGGCGTCGTACTCCGTCGCATACTTGGGCGGACGTTCTTCCGCACTGTGGTTCACGACAGCGCGGGAGCGGACCCGTTCGCCGGGAATGAGTCGCACCAGATGATCGGGCCCGGCGGGGTTCAGCTCGAGCAGGGTGTTCAACGCCGGCTCGTTCATCTTCGCCAGCGCGGGAGCCGACCCCCTGACCAGAACCGCATGGTCCCCGACGAACTCCAACGACTCGGCAGCCTCGGCCAGGTGGAACCGGTCGTGCTCGACGAGCGGGGCGTCTTCTCCCGGCTCGGACTGGTCTCCGGCCAGGAGGGCCGCGACCTGGTCAAGAATGTCGTGGAACTCGTCGCGGGCGACGGCGTTGCCGCTGCCCGGGCGTCGGGCCACGTCACGCAGCACCAGACGCCCGCCCGGCCTGACCAGGAACAGCAGGTCTCGCAACCTGCCGAACCGAGTCGCCGCCTTGGGGCTCACGTCGACCACGACGTCGAACGGGGCGCGCGCGACCAGGCGTGCGTGCCGCTCCCAGCCAGGTGTGGAGTGAGGCAGCTCCAGCAGCTCGACATCGGGGTGCTGCCGGGACAGCCACGCTCCGACGCCACTCTCACCGTCGGCAGAGATGACGGCCACCCGCGCTCCAGCACGACCGAGGCCGGACCGGGTGAGTTCCTGGAGGTTCATGTCCTTGATCTGGTCCACGGTGCGCCGGAGGTCGACTGGCCGATCGAATCGGGTCAGGCGCGCTTGCGGACGGGCATCGCTGCGGCGTCCTCCCAGGCTGCCAGCTCTGCCTTCAGGTCGGTGACCTGCTGCTCGAGGTCAGCCACCGCCACGATCGCCTCGGCGGCGCGCTCCTCGGCCTCCTCCAGGCGGGCAGACTCACCGGAGAGGCGCACCTGCGCCTGGTCGGCCCGGCGGGACTCGTTGCCAAGCTTCAAGGTGGTCTCGGCGACCTTGCGCTGCGCCGCGGCGAGCTCACCCTCGAGCTCGTGGATGAGCTTCTGGCGGGCGCTGATGCGCTCGGTCATGGTCTCGGCGAACTTCTTGCTCTCGGCGGTGCGTTCGTCGGTGAGATCGCGGTAGGCCTGTGCCTGTTGCGCACGGTCGCGGGCCGCGTCCCGGCGTGACTGCATCAGCTCGGAGTGGGTGATCTTGGTGGCCGCTGCACCGAGGACGAGGGCGACCACCGAAGCGACGGAGACGAGGATCAATGAGCCGGTCAGCAGCGCAGAGAAGACGACGAGCGCGGCGATCGTGATGAGGGCAACAGCCACCGTGATGCGGGTGCTCCGCTGGCGACGACGAGCGTTGGGGGAAGCCATGGACCCACACTAGGTCGCGGAGTCGTCATCCCTGACCCGACACGCGCGTTCGAGCAGGAGTGCTGCACCACACATGGCCAACCCCGCCAACGCCGCGAGCCCACCCCGGATGCTGCGCTGCTCCGCCAGCTCGGCGCTCATGCCCAGCCACGCCAACGCGTAACCGGCGTAGCCGCCGGCCACCAGTGCGCCGACCAAGGCGCATGCCTTGGCCAAGACCAGGCGGTTCACGGCCCGGTGGGGGTCGAGGTAGAGACGACGGGCGATCGTGCGCCGAGTCGCCCACGCGACGGCGCCCAGAACCACGGCCACGAAGGCCAGCGCCAGGACCGGGATCCAGGTGACCACCGGCGACGAGTCGGCGTACGCCTGGGTGAGCGGACGCAGCGCCCAGCCACCGACCAGTCCCGCCGCGACGCAGCCCGCCAGAGCCCCGAAGGGCGTGGGTGCGACGTGCGGTTCCTCGGGCGGTCGATCGATCATCGAGAACCCGAGGGGTCGCTCACGCCAGGTCGAGTTCGAGGGTCAGGTCGTCACGCAGCTTGACCCCGCCCTGGTCGACGTCGCCCAGCAGCTCGGCCACGGGGCCGGCGTCGGGCAGCACGGCGTCGGGCTCGAGGTCGTGCCACGGCTTGAGCACGAAGGCACGCTCGCGCGCACGTGGGTGCGGGAGGTGCAGGAAGTCGTCGCTGGAGCGTCGGTCGCCGACCACGATCAGGTCGACGTCGAGGGTGCGCGGCGCGTTCTTCTCCGACGGACGCTCCCGGTCGAAGGCGTCCTCGATGGCCAGTGCACGGTCGAGGAGGGTCGAGGCCGGGAGGGTGGTGTCGAGGAGCACGACGGCGTTGAGGAAGTTGTCGGAGCCCGCAGGAGCCCCCACAGGCTCGGTCTCGTAGACCCCGGAGACCGCCGTCACCCACACGTCAGGAGTGTCCGCCAGCGAGTTCACAGCACCCTGGAGGCTGGCCAACCGCTCCCCGAGATTGGAGCCCAGAGCCAGCACCGCCCGCCGGATCGGGTGCATCTCACCAGTCAGCGTGTCGGCGTCGATCAGGTTCGGGTTGGGGGTCTCAGTCACGGCTGCAACGTCCTCTTCCGGGTAATCGTCAGCGCAACATCCGAGAATGTTGCGTCAATGGGGGCGTCCGGCTTGTGCACCGTCACCCGGGACCATTCAACACGATCGTCCAAGAGACAGACATCCGCGATGCGTTGGGCAAGGGTTTCGATCAGGTCGACCGGATCGGACTCCACGGCGGCTTTCACCGAATCCACGAGGTTTCCGTAATGAACGGTCTCATGCAAGTCATCCGTGCTTGCCGCAGGGGTGGTGTCGAGGCCGAGGGTGAGATCGATCACGAAGACCTGTCCCTCACGCCGCTCGAAATCGAACACCCCATGGTGCCCGAAGCACTCGATTCCGGTGACGGTGAGCTCGTCGTGTGCCATCAGTCGTCTCCTTGACCCTTCCGGAAGCGCTCGACCACTCGGATCGCATCGT
Coding sequences within:
- a CDS encoding glycosyltransferase 61 family protein, giving the protein MRRVRRRPDDRGPGSDVSLLDLVTSLAPRRGARIAVLSHDGASDLAADLGARLRKATVIGLSTSVDAWERHERFVHDGPYDVVVDHTLEHRRRFAQLQDLLFLVRAGGAMVVRDGKASIDGSQQSPFGKQLDRVMMGHRGESKQPGRRRDPRWDPIRLGQAIEALDTRGDHLVFTRSATPALAKLNEPAMNLHLSREVGRDRLVSQIPPEKFRSRCNLTFNAAKRPAGQPEVYDVPAMSLRVYHDVVAAPGQIVTKGGLVFPDTYRHNSRGRLRNRYVLDLAPRFADLKFDATTLETLPGTYFYLDSEFRGHFGHLLTEQVSRLWAWPQVKAAHPEARALVASNPKRPHVVEYEYLFYEAAGIAREDIVLIDEPVTVERLHCATPMLSNPQYVHPALGGIWRGVGDALVEGASEREWPTRVFLSRHQDAKRPCNNQSEVEELFREQGFEILLPETFSMPDQVRMFRSADVIAGFAGSGLFNIALVDSPKHVISVGSERYYAANEYQMASILGHRMDQVTCVADDPDDFHSPFTFDHEREGRWLAEVFSSLP
- a CDS encoding glycosyltransferase 61 family protein; this encodes MNLQELTRSGLGRAGARVAVISADGESGVGAWLSRQHPDVELLELPHSTPGWERHARLVARAPFDVVVDVSPKAATRFGRLRDLLFLVRPGGRLVLRDVARRPGSGNAVARDEFHDILDQVAALLAGDQSEPGEDAPLVEHDRFHLAEAAESLEFVGDHAVLVRGSAPALAKMNEPALNTLLELNPAGPDHLVRLIPGERVRSRAVVNHSAEERPPKYATEYDAPDVSLRAYHDVVAAPGQVLANDRLVLPDTFRHNVRPRLRNSYLDELAPRFANLPFETGSLPVLEGTYFHLDNEIRGHFGHTMTEVVSRLWAWPEVKQAHPDAKVLMFLNRGRQMGGWEYALLAAGGIAREDVVFLDAPVRVERVFSPSPMFSNPEYAHPAILQTWQRVGDALAAQAEERELPARFFCSRKIRKRGCTNTDEVEELFRRQGFEILFPETMSLPEQVQLFRQADVVAGFAGSGLFQLEFTPTPKRVITIGHARYNAANEYLMASLLGHELNQVVSVPERDHFQSRFRFDNDREGRWLAEVFASLS
- a CDS encoding DUF3180 domain-containing protein, which produces MIDRPPEEPHVAPTPFGALAGCVAAGLVGGWALRPLTQAYADSSPVVTWIPVLALAFVAVVLGAVAWATRRTIARRLYLDPHRAVNRLVLAKACALVGALVAGGYAGYALAWLGMSAELAEQRSIRGGLAALAGLAMCGAALLLERACRVRDDDSAT
- the folK gene encoding 2-amino-4-hydroxy-6-hydroxymethyldihydropteridine diphosphokinase; this translates as MTETPNPNLIDADTLTGEMHPIRRAVLALGSNLGERLASLQGAVNSLADTPDVWVTAVSGVYETEPVGAPAGSDNFLNAVVLLDTTLPASTLLDRALAIEDAFDRERPSEKNAPRTLDVDLIVVGDRRSSDDFLHLPHPRARERAFVLKPWHDLEPDAVLPDAGPVAELLGDVDQGGVKLRDDLTLELDLA
- the folB gene encoding dihydroneopterin aldolase, which produces MAHDELTVTGIECFGHHGVFDFERREGQVFVIDLTLGLDTTPAASTDDLHETVHYGNLVDSVKAAVESDPVDLIETLAQRIADVCLLDDRVEWSRVTVHKPDAPIDATFSDVALTITRKRTLQP